Proteins encoded within one genomic window of Neodiprion fabricii isolate iyNeoFabr1 chromosome 6, iyNeoFabr1.1, whole genome shotgun sequence:
- the LOC124185612 gene encoding uncharacterized protein LOC124185612 isoform X1 — protein MQTTMCQTMDCRCQKSTRTRNTWASRLLLFAIFNLWAVQQVQSMPSRDVTELDSFSRTRIPVESHRRNPEVRETTSNNRVRSRGETIPESRRNSGNINFPEEDVNHRNTSTRFTVPVRMKSCTGQTYCEEVESYPEDIVRSVLRRNENLKIFAGIDEIQIDHRLNPSEGTESLCNAEVRVIFPKEGETDTGDRLLILQDPASGFKQGVQIESCGTGQNGGACKIIDKAILGYKTECTQKYVYRVMAALSKDMKGEKARVKMPSSCCCQIQFVGSRIGGRIGIDKDQSPAQYTKTSHSRRN, from the exons ATGCAAACAACGATGTGTCAAACGATGGACTGCAGGTGCCAAAAATCTACGCGAACAAGAAACACTTGGGCGTCCCGTTTGCtgttatttgcaatttttaatctttgG GCGGTGCAGCAAGTGCAGTCCATGCCCTCCAGGGATGTGACAGAACTCGATTCCTTCTCCAGGACCCGAATTCCGGTAGAATCTCACCGGCGAAATCCCGAGGTCCGAGAAACAACGTCGAACAACAGAGTGAGAAGTCGAGGAGAAACGATCCCGGAAAGTCGACGAA ACAGCGGCAATATCAACTTTCCAGAGGAAGATGTAAATCACCGTAACACTTCGACGCGTTTCACGGTTCCTGTCCGGATGAAATCCTGCACTGGTCAGACATACTGCGAGGAAGTTGAGTCTTATCCCGAGGATATCGTGAGGAGCGTATTaaggagaaatgaaaatttgaagatattCGCCGGCATCGACGAA ATCCAGATCGATCATAGGCTAAATCCATCCGAAGGTACCGAATCGCTTTGCAATGCGGAG gtaagggtcatatTTCCAAAAGAGGGGGAAACCGATACAGGCGATCGGCTGCTCATACTCCAGGATCCCGCGAGTGGTTTCAAGCAGGGTGTGCAAATCGAGAGCTGCGGAAC AGGGCAGAACGGCGGCGCTTGCAAGATAATCGACAAGGCCATCCTCGGATACAAGACGGAATGCACACAGAAGTACGTTTACAGAGTAATGGCTGCGCTCTCGAAAGACATGAAGGGGGAAAAGGCACGCGTCAAAATGCCCTCGAGCTGCTGTTGTCAGATACAGTTTGTCGGCTCGCGAATCGGCGGTCGCATCGGGATCGACAAGGATCAAAGTCCAGCGCAATATACGAAGACCTCACACTCGCGACGCAATTGA
- the LOC124185612 gene encoding uncharacterized protein LOC124185612 isoform X2, giving the protein MQTTMCQTMDCRCQKSTRTRNTWASRLLLFAIFNLWAVQQVQSMPSRDVTELDSFSRTRIPVESHRRNPEVRETTSNNRVRSRGETIPESRRKEDVNHRNTSTRFTVPVRMKSCTGQTYCEEVESYPEDIVRSVLRRNENLKIFAGIDEIQIDHRLNPSEGTESLCNAEVRVIFPKEGETDTGDRLLILQDPASGFKQGVQIESCGTGQNGGACKIIDKAILGYKTECTQKYVYRVMAALSKDMKGEKARVKMPSSCCCQIQFVGSRIGGRIGIDKDQSPAQYTKTSHSRRN; this is encoded by the exons ATGCAAACAACGATGTGTCAAACGATGGACTGCAGGTGCCAAAAATCTACGCGAACAAGAAACACTTGGGCGTCCCGTTTGCtgttatttgcaatttttaatctttgG GCGGTGCAGCAAGTGCAGTCCATGCCCTCCAGGGATGTGACAGAACTCGATTCCTTCTCCAGGACCCGAATTCCGGTAGAATCTCACCGGCGAAATCCCGAGGTCCGAGAAACAACGTCGAACAACAGAGTGAGAAGTCGAGGAGAAACGATCCCGGAAAGTCGACGAA AGGAAGATGTAAATCACCGTAACACTTCGACGCGTTTCACGGTTCCTGTCCGGATGAAATCCTGCACTGGTCAGACATACTGCGAGGAAGTTGAGTCTTATCCCGAGGATATCGTGAGGAGCGTATTaaggagaaatgaaaatttgaagatattCGCCGGCATCGACGAA ATCCAGATCGATCATAGGCTAAATCCATCCGAAGGTACCGAATCGCTTTGCAATGCGGAG gtaagggtcatatTTCCAAAAGAGGGGGAAACCGATACAGGCGATCGGCTGCTCATACTCCAGGATCCCGCGAGTGGTTTCAAGCAGGGTGTGCAAATCGAGAGCTGCGGAAC AGGGCAGAACGGCGGCGCTTGCAAGATAATCGACAAGGCCATCCTCGGATACAAGACGGAATGCACACAGAAGTACGTTTACAGAGTAATGGCTGCGCTCTCGAAAGACATGAAGGGGGAAAAGGCACGCGTCAAAATGCCCTCGAGCTGCTGTTGTCAGATACAGTTTGTCGGCTCGCGAATCGGCGGTCGCATCGGGATCGACAAGGATCAAAGTCCAGCGCAATATACGAAGACCTCACACTCGCGACGCAATTGA